One genomic window of Fusibacter sp. A1 includes the following:
- the brxF gene encoding BREX-3 system P-loop-containing protein BrxF gives MGQIIKYYDLTSYFITSTNSLIVICNNKKLKKDIGLQYHHFSLNQELAKKMNEIEVEKKALFVIDILNEMFEINENIVVSDFEMLFNPSYQLDPLKYFINLSNKRKIILEWCGDFDGENLTYATPNYLDYIAYKVDKHNITCVI, from the coding sequence TTGGGACAGATTATTAAATATTATGATTTAACAAGTTATTTTATTACATCAACCAATTCATTAATCGTTATTTGTAATAATAAAAAACTTAAAAAGGATATCGGCCTGCAGTATCATCACTTTTCACTTAATCAAGAATTAGCTAAAAAAATGAATGAAATTGAAGTCGAGAAAAAAGCTTTGTTTGTAATTGATATTCTAAATGAAATGTTTGAAATCAATGAAAACATAGTGGTTTCAGATTTTGAAATGCTTTTTAATCCATCATATCAGCTAGATCCGCTTAAGTATTTCATTAATTTGTCAAATAAACGGAAAATAATTTTAGAATGGTGTGGTGATTTTGATGGAGAAAATCTTACATATGCAACACCTAATTATTTAGATTATATTGCTTATAAAGTTGATAAGCACAACATAACGTGTGTAATTTGA
- a CDS encoding DUF6079 family protein, translating into MKYSDLINFNPIESVIEITSANDKQEAINLVKSYVMSDDMAEKLELNMLSQLRLDEVVDNKGVLLIGNYGTGKTHLMSLISSIALDKENLQYVQNNKFAAVAECITGRFEVLRVEIGAVTMSLRNILFTKVQKDFAARGLTFDFPDENAVTGNKEVLLSMMDIFYSKYPDKGYLIVVDEFLDYLGGRKEQEVKLDLGFMREIGEVIKNSRLRAVFGMQEKLFDNPNFSFVSDTLNRVKDRYEQVIIRKEDTAYVVSERILKKTPEQKAKVREHLQQFCCLYSNMSERLEEYVNLYPIHPSYIDVFNKIYIIENRHILKNISEIIRRILDNDITNEAPGVISFDSYWSFIKENYGYRTDVNIKEVVEKSGMLEDIVSRSFPKKVYKPLAIQIIHALSVHRLTTGDISIRAGLTAENLRDDLCLYLDGMPEQDSEFLQSIVQTVLKDVMTTVSGQFIESNMDNGQYYLDLKKDIDYDEKITQKAAVLDDASLNRFFFDVAYYCLDWDQIEKVNNFKIYEHSLNWNSHNIFRRGYLFMGTPEIRPTAQPEEDYYLYFLPPYGNESFLDEKKDDEVFFSFKPNDDFKNDLKLYAAALSMKGLAEEKNKEAYQNKANKFRKKLTRFLSENKTTCFEVIYKGEKKQVIEVLKGHYKKDDPFKETMDAVSSISLDNYFTAKYPEMPSFKTQITLRSQADVIRIGIDRYAGRKNIQANLLLESFGLLDGDNITTKNSKYANHFIKELNKLPPKGVINFSDIFEEKFDEYIDKKFGISYVLLPIVLLSLVHSGNAVITLKNNITITASNLEMLPKTNALDIKEFKYISKPKDVALAELVRLFDILEIPTGLINNPNQRESGLEKLLSKTNEVASLAVHASTHISSDFDLWGELLISGHIADEYKNSIKRIINEFGNFQSKYNTVAKLNNFNLSIDQIEQLAKDIKIVRVVNEYEKFKNGCLTSVGYLMNLERMDLGADFASKIESAKESFRKIRDDIPTKGCGDSAAIETNSVLANIKIEYIDMYYAEHKKKRLGINDGKKKGEIISSLKMANLKRLKTIEILSSTKLEVIERELAGMKVCFELTPDMLKSTHICPKCNYVINESEMSVKGKLEAIEDRVDTLNTEWENTLYNTISDPLVLNQESFLSSEQQKVINSFLKTKNLPETVDNFFVGSVKVLLQGFEPVIITADEFMQKLDELGPCDLATFKAKLESILVDYTRGKDKDKLRIVVKR; encoded by the coding sequence ATGAAGTATTCAGATTTAATAAATTTTAATCCAATAGAAAGCGTAATTGAAATTACATCAGCTAATGATAAGCAAGAAGCAATAAATTTGGTAAAAAGTTATGTTATGTCGGATGATATGGCTGAAAAACTTGAACTTAATATGCTGTCACAACTTAGACTGGATGAAGTTGTTGATAACAAAGGTGTTTTACTCATAGGTAACTATGGTACAGGTAAAACTCACTTAATGTCGCTAATATCCTCAATAGCATTGGATAAAGAAAACTTGCAGTATGTTCAAAACAATAAATTTGCTGCTGTAGCAGAGTGTATTACTGGACGATTTGAAGTACTTCGAGTTGAAATTGGTGCTGTTACAATGTCATTGCGAAACATATTATTTACAAAAGTGCAGAAGGATTTTGCAGCTAGAGGACTGACATTTGATTTTCCAGATGAGAATGCAGTAACGGGAAATAAAGAAGTTCTTCTAAGCATGATGGATATTTTCTATTCTAAATATCCGGATAAAGGGTATTTAATAGTAGTTGACGAATTTTTAGATTACCTCGGTGGTAGAAAAGAGCAAGAAGTAAAACTTGATCTAGGATTTATGCGTGAAATTGGCGAAGTTATAAAGAATTCACGTCTAAGGGCCGTATTTGGAATGCAAGAAAAATTGTTTGACAACCCCAACTTCTCGTTTGTATCAGATACTTTAAATAGAGTAAAAGACAGATATGAACAGGTCATTATTCGAAAAGAAGATACGGCATATGTCGTTTCAGAAAGAATATTGAAGAAGACGCCAGAGCAGAAAGCAAAAGTTCGTGAACATCTTCAACAATTTTGCTGTCTTTATTCAAATATGTCGGAAAGACTAGAGGAGTATGTTAACTTATATCCAATTCATCCGTCTTATATTGATGTATTCAATAAGATTTATATTATTGAAAATCGTCATATTTTAAAAAATATTTCTGAGATTATCAGAAGAATTTTAGATAACGATATAACTAATGAAGCACCAGGTGTGATTTCATTTGATAGTTATTGGTCCTTTATAAAAGAGAATTATGGCTATAGAACAGATGTTAATATTAAAGAAGTGGTTGAAAAAAGTGGAATGCTTGAAGATATAGTAAGTAGATCATTCCCCAAAAAAGTGTATAAACCCTTAGCAATACAAATAATCCATGCACTTAGTGTACATCGATTAACAACAGGTGATATTAGTATAAGGGCTGGATTAACTGCAGAAAACCTCCGAGATGATTTATGCTTATACCTAGATGGCATGCCAGAACAAGATTCGGAATTTTTGCAGTCAATTGTTCAAACTGTTTTAAAAGATGTAATGACAACAGTAAGTGGACAGTTTATAGAAAGTAATATGGATAATGGTCAATACTATTTGGATCTTAAAAAAGATATTGACTATGACGAAAAAATCACTCAAAAGGCAGCAGTCTTAGATGATGCAAGTTTGAATAGGTTTTTCTTTGACGTAGCTTATTATTGTTTAGATTGGGACCAAATTGAAAAAGTTAATAATTTTAAAATTTATGAACATTCTCTTAACTGGAATTCTCATAACATCTTCAGACGCGGTTATTTGTTTATGGGTACTCCTGAAATACGTCCAACTGCTCAACCAGAAGAAGATTATTACCTATATTTTTTACCTCCATATGGTAATGAATCATTCTTGGATGAAAAGAAAGATGATGAAGTGTTCTTTAGCTTTAAGCCAAATGATGATTTTAAAAATGATTTAAAATTATATGCGGCGGCGTTATCTATGAAAGGGTTAGCTGAAGAAAAAAATAAAGAGGCTTATCAGAATAAAGCCAATAAGTTCAGGAAGAAGTTAACACGATTTTTAAGTGAAAATAAGACAACTTGCTTTGAAGTAATCTATAAAGGTGAAAAGAAGCAAGTAATTGAGGTACTTAAGGGTCATTACAAGAAAGATGATCCATTTAAGGAAACGATGGATGCGGTGTCTTCAATAAGTTTGGATAACTATTTTACTGCAAAATATCCAGAAATGCCATCATTCAAGACACAAATTACACTTAGGAGTCAAGCCGATGTTATTCGTATAGGAATAGACCGATATGCTGGTAGAAAGAATATTCAAGCAAATCTATTGCTTGAAAGTTTTGGATTGCTAGATGGTGATAATATTACAACAAAGAATTCGAAATACGCAAATCATTTTATAAAAGAATTGAACAAATTACCACCCAAAGGTGTTATTAATTTCAGTGATATATTTGAAGAGAAGTTTGATGAGTACATTGACAAGAAATTCGGAATTAGTTATGTACTCTTACCAATTGTATTGTTATCACTTGTACACTCTGGAAATGCAGTAATTACTCTTAAAAACAATATTACTATTACAGCATCAAATCTAGAAATGTTGCCAAAAACAAATGCGCTAGACATTAAAGAATTTAAGTATATATCCAAACCAAAAGATGTAGCACTTGCTGAATTAGTTAGACTTTTCGATATTTTAGAAATACCAACAGGTTTAATTAATAACCCCAATCAAAGAGAAAGTGGGCTTGAAAAATTACTTTCAAAAACAAATGAAGTGGCAAGCTTAGCTGTGCATGCAAGTACTCACATAAGTTCAGATTTTGATTTATGGGGAGAACTACTCATTTCAGGGCACATTGCTGATGAATATAAAAACTCAATTAAGCGAATTATTAATGAATTTGGGAACTTTCAGTCAAAATACAACACTGTCGCAAAACTTAATAACTTTAACCTTTCTATAGATCAAATTGAACAGCTAGCTAAGGATATAAAAATTGTTCGTGTTGTTAACGAATACGAAAAGTTTAAAAATGGATGTTTAACAAGTGTAGGATATCTCATGAATTTAGAAAGAATGGATCTTGGAGCCGATTTTGCTTCGAAGATTGAATCAGCGAAAGAAAGTTTTAGAAAAATTCGTGATGATATTCCAACAAAAGGATGCGGAGACAGTGCGGCGATAGAGACAAATTCAGTGCTTGCTAATATTAAAATTGAATATATTGATATGTATTACGCTGAACATAAGAAAAAGAGATTAGGCATTAATGATGGTAAGAAGAAAGGTGAAATAATTAGTTCTTTAAAAATGGCAAATCTTAAAAGGCTTAAAACAATAGAAATTTTATCATCCACAAAATTAGAAGTAATCGAGAGAGAATTAGCAGGTATGAAAGTTTGCTTTGAATTGACTCCTGATATGCTGAAATCAACACATATTTGTCCTAAATGCAACTATGTAATAAATGAAAGCGAGATGTCCGTAAAAGGCAAGCTCGAAGCAATTGAAGATAGGGTTGACACACTAAATACAGAGTGGGAAAACACGCTCTATAATACTATTTCAGACCCATTGGTTCTAAATCAAGAAAGTTTTTTAAGTAGTGAACAGCAAAAGGTTATTAATTCATTTCTAAAAACTAAGAATCTTCCTGAAACTGTAGATAATTTCTTTGTAGGAAGTGTAAAAGTGTTGCTTCAGGGGTTTGAACCAGTCATTATTACAGCGGATGAATTCATGCAAAAATTAGATGAATTAGGACCTTGCGACTTAGCAACCTTTAAAGCAAAACTAGAAAGTATTCTTGTTGATTACACAAGGGGTAAAGACAAAGATAAACTACGTATTGTAGTAAAAAGATAG
- a CDS encoding helix-turn-helix domain-containing protein, translated as MTDKGKMIEAVYKASLTKRATLVIFYLINRANKELTCFPGIKTIAADCNMSDRTVRRALDDLIECGFVLKESRYRENGGQSSNLYTLDISEKLEANESEYISDNELYVTSQNKETDIAETVDFSTYAKDDEGNVSVSQNSTIYDKSAQINDLVICNFNHPDRIKHLLSGYYEPTFLCQGETDSLVPP; from the coding sequence ATGACAGACAAAGGAAAAATGATTGAAGCAGTATACAAAGCAAGTCTGACAAAGCGGGCTACCCTTGTCATCTTCTACTTGATTAATAGAGCCAATAAAGAATTAACATGCTTTCCAGGTATTAAAACCATTGCAGCCGACTGCAATATGTCAGATAGAACTGTAAGAAGAGCACTTGATGATTTGATTGAATGCGGGTTTGTTTTGAAAGAATCTAGATATAGAGAGAATGGCGGTCAGTCAAGTAATCTATACACATTAGATATCAGTGAAAAACTAGAAGCAAATGAATCTGAATATATAAGTGACAACGAATTATATGTTACTTCACAAAATAAAGAAACTGACATTGCAGAAACAGTTGATTTTAGTACTTATGCAAAGGACGATGAAGGAAATGTGTCAGTATCCCAAAATAGCACCATATACGACAAAAGTGCTCAAATCAATGATTTGGTCATTTGTAACTTTAATCATCCAGATAGAATTAAGCATCTTTTATCGGGTTATTATGAACCGACTTTTTTATGTCAGGGGGAGACTGACAGTTTAGTACCTCCATAG